In Mus caroli chromosome 16, CAROLI_EIJ_v1.1, whole genome shotgun sequence, the sequence ttgtcacaattaaagagagagaggtcaCTGACAGAAAGCAAGAGGGGTTATATGAAGAGGTTTGGGGATAAGGAAAGGGGAATTTTTTAACTCTATCAAACCTTaaaaaagtattataaaaatgtGATGTATATGAATTCTGTAGCACACAGCCAGAAAAGTAGAGATAAAAGTATGCTGTGTACAAGTGTCTCTATCAGAATAGcatttttaaatacagtttaTGACACTTAGAGATGCTTATTATAGACTACCATCaagcttcctttctctttttttttttttttttttttggtttttcgagacagggtttctctgtatagccctggctgttctggaactcactttgtagaccaggctggcctcgaactcagaaatccgcctgcctctgcctcccaagtgctgggattaaaggcgtgcgccaccaccgcccggcccaagCTTCCTTTCTCAATGGAGGGTAAGAGAAGTGATTTTGTTTCTGATTCTTCATTTTGAGTCATAGTTTCACTCTTAGCCCAAGCTGACCAGGAATTCACTCATTAGTCTGAGATGGCCTGGAGCTAACAGTGTTctctctacctcagcctcctgcatgctggttCACAGTGATACATCTCCATACTGTGCTGAGGTTTATGGAGTTAACTGTTTGGGAGACAATGTGGGATAAGCCTTTAGAATCTAAGGGGTATGTCTACTTTTGGTCCAGTTGCTGACCTTTCAGAGATCTGATCTATGGAAATTAACAATACAAAAccttatctttaaatatttaattcccCTTTAAGCACTTaacacaaaaaagaaactagataaGTATCCAGACCTGTCTTGGAACAttctcattaaaatattatttgtgaaCACATTAAATAGAAGCTTGAAGTAATTTAAGTAGTCTTCAAACTCCTTTAAATGAATTATGATTTAATCATAAATGAGATACAATGCAGACATCAGAATTTTTAGACAGACttgggatggagctcaggggtGGAGCACTTGTCTTCCATCTGAAAGACCTTGTGTTTGCTTCCCAGAATCATCAAATACAAAACTGTATACAGGTTAATATAGTTAAATATAGTAGAGCTAAAGCCATAGTCTCTTGATACACAAAGAGAATTTAAATACTATGCATAATCCCCTACTTTTaagttaaaacagaaaaacaagaaaggctGATACACATAGATGGTTATGTCCAGTAAAATATCCCAAAACACAGAGAAAGTTATTCATATTGATTATCTCTGACTAGTAAAATTTTCcatgttcttaatttttaattgttgcAAAGagcatggatttatttttataacagtttaaaaactgataatacTATTTACATTTTGGAAAAATACTCAAGCTTATTCTAATTTTCTTGGCAGTGTACTTTTAATCAGAAATTTCTTCTAATTATTTATTCACAGTGATGAAAGAAGATGTGTTTTACTGATTAACCTTTTAAGACActggcttttctcttttattcaagATATCCTATAGCACATATGTACTTTGATATTTTTACAATTTGTCCTTATTAGGTATTACTGTTCGTTTTGATTTTATTACCAAGTAATTTAAGTTGCAAActggattttattattttccttttcctatttgGATATTCTTTGACTGAATTTATCTAGATAATTTTAATTAGACTTAATGTGCAGGGATGCAAtccatgaagagaaaggaaggtaCCATCCCATTGACAAATGAGCAGACTGTCACCCTGCCAGTCCCTGTGTGTCACATGAGGGATTTTAACCATCTTTCATAGGGTGTTATCATTGAGATGGATGATGGTCCAGTTAGATTACAGGCTCTCTTTTGGCACGGATCAACCCAAACAGTCTAGCGGGATCATCATGAATGCTTTCCTCTACTACCTGGTTATCTGGTGGGAAACTTTCTACCATATTTATCTGAGAAACGTTGGCATCCATTGTATAGACTtgtgtatcctttcctctgtctgATAAATTAGTATTCTGTTTCCTGGGCCTTCTGCGTTTCCCCTTCACGCTGTGATCCAGTGAGGCATAGCACATCTGAGCTTCAGCAGGtacctaaaaatgaaaatttaaaaaaagttatcttAGTTTTCCATTGTTAGTCCATTCTTTAATTTCTAAGAAGTCTACAGATTTCCATGGCCTGTGAAAATGGATTTGTTTTCTGGCTTTGGTTACCTTATTTTGCCAAAGTTGAgtgttaacaacaacaaccacaacaactcAATAATCAACTCAAGACTTTTGAGTTAAGGAAGGAAAGTATTTAGATGAAGCCTCATGGATTTTATTTTCCATCATCAAAATTTACATGAACATTTTGAACCATTTCTATCTTCACCTTCATTTCAAGTAGTTTCTGCATTACATTAGTCCTACCAAGTGACTGTAGAGTAATTTGCTTATGAGGGAAAGCATGAAAGGGAGACATTTTATAAATCATACAGTATGGTTTACATGTTCTTAATAATTAGTGTTTAATGTTTTAAACCTTCCTCTGcgtcttaatttacattttaaaaaagattcataagaagaaggcagacagagttccagcactctggagacagaggcaggcaaatctctgagttcgaagccttcttggtctacagagtgagttccagaacagccagggctacacagagaaaccttgtgtccaaaaactaaaagaacaaaacaaaataataacaacagtcaaacaaaccaaaccaaacaaaacaataaagcaaaCAGATCACCTCACACAATGGATATCAAAGATAGAATGGAATTTGTTATCCTTCCTTTGTGTCCTACAGTTGGACCAATGTCAGAGTAAGGACAGGAGACTAAGGTAATTTAGGGAAACACAAGTTGATAGGTTGGAGCCCAGACCTTTAATGTGGTGTAGGAAAACTGCAGATTAAGTCTCAGTTGTACTATGTGCATGCTTCTTAAAAACCATACTCAGTCTCAGCATTCTTACTTTTCAAATGAAAGCAATAATATTGATCTCCTAGTATTGATATGATTGGAAAATGGAGAAATATATATCAAAGCTATAATTGTTCAAAAGCAAATGACATTATGATTATTACATGCTTCAAACTAAAATTGGACTTCCATTGAGTATAGTGTAGCTATCTATGTTCAGAATCTACCTCTAAGACCAGGCCAGTAAGGCCAGAGGCTAGGGAAGTGACATTTGGATGAACAATTCCCAGTGCCTGGGAAGGTATCTCTCTACTGGTATAAAGGAAATGCCTTGTGtttttatagtagccagaaggcAAGGCTCTGTTTACATGCTCTTTCATTTCATTATCAGACTTGCTGTTCTTTAATCATTTCTGCAAAACCAAAATAGCTCTCTAACTGGTATGCACACTCCAATCTTTCCCCTCCACCATTCATCCCatatactcttttcttttttttttaatttgatattttatttatttacatttcaaatgttattccctttcctggttttgccTCTGGAATACtgttttcaaaatatctttcttGTATTTTGTCATCTGTCCTTCACAATCACAGCCTATGGACTAAAGTTTGGATTTCATGTCCTGCCCTTTAAAGTTTCCTATTTTGATGCCcagtactcccccccccccactctgctcTGTATCCCAGTGAACTTGGAAATTCACTGCTGTACACTTTTAGTCATCTAAAAAGTCATCTGCTTTGACTTCCCCCAGACAGACAGGTGAAAAGCCAGCAAAGTGCTCTTAGAACCACAAAAGAATGGCTATTTGTTGACCTTTCAGGACTTTGTTGaactccttcatctcctttggTAAATTTTGCTCTACCCTGTTTTAGATTCTTGGAGTGATGTATCCAAGGCCAGCAAGACTAAGCAACTGACCTATGCTGGACCAA encodes:
- the LOC110312035 gene encoding T-cell receptor-associated transmembrane adapter 1 isoform X2, with translation MPLLPLGTSSLLGLGSGYIVDLQYFPLCREAETRVDEYYVEDAPIYGNLENIIPEPLDEDCYEQMKGRPQRSASDPQEVAAPAQVPAEAQMCYASLDHSVKGKRRRPRKQNTNLSDRGKDTQVYTMDANVSQINMVESFPPDNQVVEESIHDDPARLFGLIRAKREPVI